In Corallococcus caeni, a single genomic region encodes these proteins:
- a CDS encoding tetratricopeptide repeat protein — protein MTKAGVLLLQLLTAQAPAPEATPPEKAVSAPRTDKLPDDPDALYKLGTAFLSQNQPRRAVAPLTKLVGLTPDGVPAKVALARALRLSGDVPKAKAVLDAALAAFPEEATLRSERGLLARIQDDTDEAITQYSVATELSPKDAELRFNLGEVLQRANRTDDAIEAYREALKLDGALQVARVNLGKALAEKGLGAEAKETLREAIRQKDGDAEAHYNLGVVLMRENDVTGAFAEYQAALKADPKHARAQNNLGVVLDGQGNARKAAEAFQKAIALDPKYAEAHFNLGLACFQLGENARATKAFEKALLLEPRRASGPYTQLGQLYLAQGKKTQAVSAFQKAIEKSADDGKKTTEAYQGLARAYLELGKVDDAVATLKTAVETFPDDPGTRSGYGDALKAKGDLDGAIAQYTDCVKLQPTVENRLALADTYAKKHVGAQARPLYEAVLQEDPKHRAAKLGLADLLLSMGDYAAAEKLLTPAQGEEADTAALARLGILHSRRGRPELAVPELEAVVAKDPAQLEARAELGFLYLRGGDESKALQVLSDVLAVEPRNSLGLLYLGHTLYRQGKLPEAEKAFRGASQVDASAGEPHFALAQLLEATNRKPEAKKEYEAAVKLQPDHADAKSALQKLAVDVP, from the coding sequence ATGACGAAAGCCGGCGTCCTCCTCCTCCAGTTGTTGACGGCCCAGGCCCCTGCCCCGGAGGCGACTCCGCCGGAGAAGGCCGTCAGCGCCCCGCGCACGGACAAGCTCCCGGACGACCCGGACGCGCTCTACAAGCTGGGCACGGCCTTCCTGTCGCAGAACCAGCCGCGCCGCGCGGTCGCGCCGCTGACGAAGCTGGTGGGGCTCACGCCGGACGGCGTGCCCGCGAAGGTGGCGCTCGCGCGCGCGCTGCGGCTGTCGGGGGACGTGCCCAAGGCCAAGGCGGTGCTGGACGCGGCGCTGGCGGCCTTCCCGGAGGAGGCCACGCTGCGCTCGGAGCGCGGCCTGCTGGCGCGCATCCAGGACGACACGGACGAGGCCATCACCCAGTACTCCGTGGCGACGGAGCTTTCGCCCAAGGACGCGGAGCTGCGCTTCAACCTGGGCGAGGTGCTCCAGCGCGCGAACCGCACGGACGACGCCATCGAGGCGTACCGCGAGGCGCTGAAGCTGGACGGCGCGCTCCAGGTGGCGCGGGTGAACCTGGGCAAGGCGCTGGCGGAGAAGGGCCTGGGCGCCGAGGCCAAGGAGACGCTGCGCGAGGCCATCCGGCAGAAGGACGGCGACGCGGAGGCGCACTACAACCTGGGCGTCGTGCTGATGCGGGAGAACGACGTCACGGGCGCGTTCGCGGAGTACCAGGCGGCGCTCAAGGCGGACCCGAAGCACGCGCGCGCGCAGAACAACCTGGGCGTGGTGCTGGACGGCCAGGGCAACGCGCGCAAGGCGGCGGAGGCGTTCCAGAAGGCCATCGCGTTGGATCCGAAGTACGCGGAGGCGCACTTCAACCTGGGGCTCGCGTGCTTCCAGCTGGGGGAGAACGCCCGGGCGACGAAGGCCTTCGAGAAGGCGCTGCTGCTGGAGCCCCGGCGCGCGAGCGGCCCGTACACGCAGCTGGGCCAGCTGTACCTGGCGCAGGGCAAGAAGACGCAGGCGGTGTCCGCGTTCCAGAAGGCCATCGAGAAGAGCGCTGACGACGGCAAGAAGACGACGGAGGCGTACCAGGGCCTGGCGCGCGCGTACCTGGAGCTGGGCAAGGTGGACGACGCGGTGGCCACGCTGAAGACGGCGGTGGAGACCTTCCCGGACGACCCCGGCACCCGCTCGGGCTACGGCGACGCGCTCAAGGCCAAGGGCGACCTGGACGGCGCCATCGCGCAGTACACGGACTGCGTGAAGCTCCAGCCCACGGTGGAGAACCGGCTGGCCCTGGCGGATACGTACGCGAAGAAGCACGTGGGCGCCCAGGCGCGGCCCCTCTACGAGGCCGTGCTCCAGGAGGATCCGAAGCACCGCGCGGCGAAGCTGGGCCTGGCGGACCTGCTGCTCTCCATGGGCGACTACGCGGCGGCGGAGAAGCTGCTGACGCCCGCGCAGGGCGAGGAGGCGGACACGGCCGCGCTGGCGCGGCTGGGCATCCTGCACTCGCGGCGCGGCCGGCCGGAGCTGGCTGTGCCGGAGCTGGAGGCCGTGGTGGCGAAGGACCCCGCGCAGCTGGAGGCCCGCGCGGAGCTGGGCTTCCTGTACCTGCGCGGCGGTGACGAGTCCAAGGCCCTGCAGGTGCTGAGCGACGTGCTCGCGGTGGAGCCGCGCAACTCGCTGGGCCTCCTGTACCTGGGGCACACGCTGTACCGGCAGGGCAAGCTGCCGGAGGCGGAGAAGGCCTTCCGGGGCGCGTCGCAGGTGGACGCGAGCGCGGGCGAGCCGCACTTCGCGCTCGCGCAGCTGCTGGAAGCCACCAACCGCAAGCCCGAGGCGAAGAAGGAGTACGAGGCTGCGGTGAAGTTGCAGCCGGACCATGCGGACGCGAAGTCCGCGCTGCAGAAGCTGGCCGTCGACGTGCCGTGA
- a CDS encoding laminin G domain-containing protein: MKVRMGFAAVLLLGPLTAGAVSQKLRYKFESVSDPVTTVVDDSGKGHTGTVQASNGGTVTVEAAGYEGQGVRFPAVCVGTTCAKAFISAADSVSLNPGTALFSFGARVRVTLAELSTDHGSNLVQKGLSSTPQWKLQLDDAVTGKPSCVVRTTGGADAVIVKSSVGIADGVWHKVTCQRTSTTLTILIDNVARGSALLASTYDINPTGQSVGIGAKSAGNNNDQFHGAMDEVYFNLD, from the coding sequence ATGAAGGTGCGGATGGGATTCGCCGCGGTATTGCTGCTGGGCCCGCTGACGGCGGGCGCGGTGAGCCAGAAGCTGCGTTACAAGTTCGAGTCGGTGTCCGACCCGGTGACGACCGTGGTGGACGACAGCGGCAAGGGCCACACGGGCACCGTGCAGGCGTCCAACGGCGGCACCGTGACGGTGGAGGCGGCGGGCTACGAGGGCCAGGGCGTGCGCTTCCCCGCCGTCTGTGTTGGGACGACGTGCGCGAAGGCGTTCATCAGCGCGGCGGACTCCGTGTCGCTCAACCCGGGCACGGCGCTGTTCTCCTTCGGGGCGCGCGTTCGCGTGACGCTCGCGGAGCTGAGCACGGACCACGGCTCCAACCTGGTGCAGAAGGGGCTCTCCTCCACGCCCCAGTGGAAGCTGCAGCTGGACGACGCGGTGACGGGCAAGCCCAGCTGCGTGGTGCGCACCACCGGCGGCGCGGACGCCGTCATCGTGAAGTCCTCCGTGGGCATCGCGGATGGCGTCTGGCACAAGGTGACGTGTCAGCGCACCAGCACCACGTTGACCATCCTCATCGACAACGTGGCCCGGGGCAGCGCGCTGCTCGCCAGCACCTACGACATCAACCCCACGGGCCAGTCCGTCGGCATCGGGGCCAAGAGCGCGGGGAACAACAACGACCAGTTCCACGGCGCCATGGACGAGGTGTACTTCAACCTGGATTGA